A segment of the Anopheles cruzii chromosome 2, idAnoCruzAS_RS32_06, whole genome shotgun sequence genome:
AGGCAATGACTATGAATGATGCCTGCAATTTGGTTGCAATCGGgacacacacttcacactAAAATGGCACAACGACTTCTTCTCGCAATCTCTTTTGCTTTCCCTCTTTTATCCTGCACCTGCCGGTACGCGGGCACGGGTTCCCCATCACGGGTTCACGGGTTGTTCCTGAGGCTCTCGAAAAACTCAATACTACTCTTGAGATGGCCCGGCAGAAGAACGGGACTGCTGGGCCGCTCCGGCGATGTGTGGCCATTGTCACCATCGTTACCGGTCgattccaccaccacctcctcctgCTGGCCCACCTTGTGGTCGTCGGTAACGTTAGTCCtgttggcaaacaaacggaaacggtagTAACGGATGATCGATCCGATCAGTtctcgctcggtggcggttCTCCTATCTACGCAACGCTACAACTACAACAAGCATAACAACTACGGGTACACGTGCAACATATAGAGGAGTAGTACTACTGGAGGATCACCGATCACTAAGAGGCTACGTTAGTTCTAGGCGCTACTGCCGGAGGTACGCTCCGCTCGCGTTCAACCGATCGACGACGTACTTATGCTCACGGATCTGCTTCGAGAGGCTGCGGGCCGTTATGCTGTGGCCGGGCGCCATCGGGTAGTAGGTCGACTGCCGGTACGCTTCCAGGTTGATCTTCCGGATCTCGCGGATCTCGTCCCGCACCGctatgctgctggtgctgcagtACTGTCGCTGGCCTTTCGTGCACGGCATACCCGTTTTCTCGTCGATCGTGACCGTCTCTTCGCTCAGCATGTCCGAAGACTGGCGCAGAAAATCCTACGCAGGGGAAGGAAGAAAGCGGTCAGCATCGGCCATTGGGAAAGGACCGGCAATGACAACAAAACATGCTTCTAGACTACAGTACGGGTGGGGTAGTGGGTTACAATGAGGGGCATTCTGTTTGAAGATCGTGTTGGAAGATCGTGTGTTCTGTTTGGAGTGCTGTACTGTATGATCCTCTACATTCCTTTGCATGCGTGCCTTTCTATCCGTGTGCGGAATGAGCCGGTTCGAGACTAGCCTCGGGTTATTTACAATGGACAATGAAACGCTAGGTTTGTTTCTGATTCCGGAAACCGTGGCCGTTTGGCCGTGTGCTGGACGATGAGTTGTTACGTGAGCACATTCAAACACACATGAGGTACACACGGACATGGGAGTGGTTAGACGAAAGCACACTGCTTTCCAGTGACACTGTACATTACCTTTCTAAGTTTGACCTAtgccacatcatcatcatcatcatcatcaacatcattaTAAATCAACCACGTCACAAATCAAAAAAGGGGATTTAAAAGAAGAGAGAAGATAAAAACATCAGAACCTCACACAGCTACAGCTACAAACGAACGATGGGCAATGGAGGTCGAGAGGTCAACTCCAacttgccaccgttcggtcAGACTTTCGCCACTAAAGAACTCAGAAGTAGTGTCCGCCTCTCGCGCGGGCGATCATACTCACTCGAGGCTTGTACAGTGGTTTGGGCGGCAACGACGAGACATCGCTCGTACTTCCGCTGTAGCACTTTGCCAGTTCCTTCACCGACGGCAGCACGTCGATCACGTCCTTTTCGATGATCGAGAACTCACTTCCGCACGGCGTGCGTGAGGCGGGAAATTCGAGGTGCAGTGACGAGTGCATCGCGTTCGGTGCATTCTCCGTTGCACTCGCCGtcaggttgttgttgctaccGGTGAAGCTGAGCTTCCGCTTGGGGGCGAAGAATTTGATCGTTTCCGGTGACAGGGGTTTCACCACCACCTGGACCGGCCGAAGGAACGTTCTCTCTTCCTGCGGAGGCtcttgtggtggtggcgtgatCGTTTGGGACTGggtgttcggttcgttttgaCTAGCGGCCGGTTGCTGTTGAGGCAGTATCCTAAGAATGGTATCGCCCTCTTCGCCACCCTCCGGTTCTGGGGGGGCCGGGTCCCGCGGGAGTGCCTGTACGACTCCGGAGCGGATTACTTTGGCCTCGCCCGTCGTCAGATCGTAGATGCGCGTCACGTCCGAGTCTTCGCTGTACGTGAGGCTGTCGAAGTCCTGCCGGGGCGAGGTGACGCTCTGCTCGGATGACGTGCTCACCAGGGACCTCATTTCCGATTCCGGCTCTAGTGGTAGCAGAAACATTTCACGCGCCACCGCGCTGAGGTAGTTTGCTTTGGGACTTTTCTGGTGTTGGCCTGCATCTGGAGCTGTGTCCTGGAGGAAGGAGCTATCCGTTTTGCTGGGTGCTGCTTCGTCGAGGCTGCGCCCAAGCAGGAGGGACTGCAAGTTGACGAGAGAAGCGGATTAGAGAAGATCGCAAGAGCCCAGCACTTCCGCACGGGTGCTACATCTATAAGGTTACGATTAATTAGTATCAGCCACGGTGCGCTCACGGTGTGTGTTAACATTGTTACTGCTTAGCGTAACCTCCACAGATCCACCACAAGTTCGGGCGAGGAATCGAGGAATCAGAAATCCAaccgagagagaaagtaatCAAAATTTCAATGTCTTGCCATTTTCCATGATTCCTTGACACTCTGGCGTTCGGGCCCTCGGCTGCGTTAGTAGTATTAGGTGGCCGCTGGACACTTTCGCAACTAAGAGACCCCAAAATACTGGGACGCACATGGATTCTTTTTCGATATGTTGGATGGTTGTTTAGGCTACGGATGAGGTGGCTAATGAGCGCTATGAGGATGCCCCGCAGTGATGATACCGTGGCCGCTTAGTGTAGCAATGGATGCGTGTACGCCTTTCGCTGGCCCTAACCTATGCTTTTCCGACACCCCCTTGGACATATGATTCTACGGTACGGGACACATTGACTATCACCAGCAGGACATTAGACTAAGCTCGTGGTTAACGGTTGCACCCTTCGACTAAACTTAGACCCAGGAGTTTGTGTGTGCAAACCGACAAGGCACAGACATAGAACTTGAGACACTGAACGTAAACTTACCCCCCGGTAACCGGGCAGTGGGGATTGCAAACTGTTCCTACACTCTTTTTCTGATCCCGTTTCCGTCGGTCAGGATCGAGGTTGTCTCTTTGAGGGTCTCTCGGAGGGAATGTGTCAGTGTGGTCTAgcagagtgtgtgtttgtgtcctCCGTTACCTACTGAAAGAAGAAACTACCGTCCCTACATCGCCTGCGTATGAACTCGGATGGGACATCCAACAGAGCGCAAACAACCGACCCAACATACCGAACCGAAGCACGCCACAGACAAGACGAACACCTTGGGGGTCCTTGAACATGTGTGATGTATTCATTGTGTGATGGAGAGTGTAAAATTATGGATCTTATTTCACGGCGCGATTCTAGGCTCAAAGCCGAAATTGGGCTGGGGACCCTATCTTATGCATTAAAtaacgttccgttccgtttccggttaAAATGCCCACACGGTGCGTGAGCTTTGGTTTCATTGGCACAGGTAACAGGCGCTGCTGGGGGCGCTCTTCCCTTCTACTGCACGGCCTCGGCTACGGCTCATTTGTTTAAGCTCGAACGATGGCTTTCGGTTCGCCGGATAGCggaaaagttggaaaactGTTCGATCCGACTCTTGACGCTGGCGCTGCGGCGCAAGGTGCAGAGATCGGTGAACACCGTTTCGACCACCGGCCCCGAGCGTACGATCTCCTTCGAggcgatcgaccgatcgcccGGCCTACCGACGACCCGGGAGGTTCGCAGCTGCGCGGTTTGAGACCCCTCTtcggcaccgccgccatcggatGGACCGGCCAACGATTCGTCGAAGATCGGATTGAGCACAAACTGACGCGTGGTCGCATGGCGTGCCCGGAAGCTGTCGCGCTTGTAATCGCTGTGCAGCGTTTCCTGTTCAAACTGGGCAATAATGTGTGGCGGAATGTCGACCCCGGTCGTGTCGCTACCGGCGGCCGACGGAGTTTTCGTTTGGTAGCCCAAATCGACCGAAACCGCACGGTGCCCGACCCCGACCGCACCCGCGGGACGGTCGTCTGCCGGCGGAAGGCTCCTGTTCGAGCGCAGCGAAGCCGTCCGGCCGACGGATGGACGCTCGGCGTTCAAAAACCGGTCCATGATGTAGGAATGCTGGTAGTAGGTTTGATCACTCACTTTCTCGTCATCGGTACTGTGCGCCGGACCGGGCTGCACGAGGCCGAGCGTTTGCTTGACCGTTCCGCCACCGCCCATTCGCAGACGCTCCGGATCGTTGATGTAATACTCGCGGCCGATCCTACAATAGGGTGATCACGATTTGATTAGCACGGCAGACCCTCGGCAGACGAAGATCGCAACTGCGTGCTTACTTCTTCTTTTCCGATAAGGCACTCCCATTCACCGGTTGCGGGGCGCTGGCCTCGTGTTTGGTCGGTAAGTCACCAACCGGCGGCCCGCCGGGAGGATCGTCATCGCAGATGATGGCGTCCGATGGAGCTTCCTTGCGCACCAACCGATCGATCTCGATCATGCTGGAGGGCCGGGTTTTCTCCGACAGGCGGCGCTGTAGTGCATCCGGTGAGTAGGGATTGTTGGCGATCGGTTTCGCGTTGCGCCACTTAAGGTGCTCCCGCTCGGCGATCGATCCTAAAAAGAAAGACGCATTGTAGACACGCACTAAGCTGGTAGTAGGGTGCGTTCCCGGATTACCTGGTATCAACGTATCCGGCTCATCATGCTCGTCGCAAGGCTCCTCGGGCCCTTGGGTTTCTTCCTGGGTAGTAGTGATGGACCCATTTGCCGGTTCTTTTTGTGCTGGAATAATCGAACAATCAGCTTCGGTTTGGGTTGGTTTCCCGGCTTCGGGAGACTGAGAGACTTGGTTCTCGGCGCAATCGCCATTCGAGGGGTTAGTGTCAGTGTTTGGGCTGGTGCAGGTTTGATCCGTGATGTTAGTTGGCATGCAGGTGTTAATGGCGGAAGAAGACGTGGTGAGAAGTGGTGATGAAAGTGAGGGAAGCTCTGTGTCACTAAACGGCATGCTGGTGTCCTCGATCTTCGACTCCGACTGGGACTCGATTGAAGCATCCAGCATCAGCTCGGGCTCGTCAGCGGTTAAGGGAAATGTCGTCATCGCTGGTGGTTCTTCGGTTGACGTTCCATTCCCTACGGCGACGGTATGATGCGAAGGTTCCGGAGAGGAAACGTGCAAAGCTCTCGGGTAGCTATCCATGTCCATCCGGGTTTCGGGTAGGGCCTGCGTTTGCTCTTCCATGGGAACCGCTTCTTGAACGTGCTCGATGTTACTGTACTCTGTTACCGGTTTGAGAATGGTAGGAGTCGGGTCTATCGTTTCACCGGGCATCGAATTGTCCCAGCATCCCGTGGCCTCAGTATCGGCAGTTCCGTTCGGTGCCTCAACGATTTCCCATTGTTCTGTAGGATCTTCCGGATCGAGTTCGATCGCATCCTCCGGATGGAGGATGCCCTTCAGTTCCTCACAGTACGCTCTCATTTGCTGCGTCACGATTGCGATTTTTGAAGGTCCTTCCGGGCTGGGAACGTTTTCGAACGTAACCAGATCGGGGTGCATCGTTATTCGCGACGAGCTCGCTACATCCCTCTCGAACGGATCGTAATCCGGTGTTAGTGTTAGCTTGGGGTCTTCTAGTGAGTCTGGTTGTCCAGAGAATTCTATCTCTTCCTGGTCACGCAGATAGATCGCTACACTGGGAGCTGGGCCAGCATGCGGAGCAAAGGCATCTTCAGGGGGAGTTTCGTCGTCGGCAAGCTGCAGATTACTTTCATCTTCATCGAAGGACTCCATCATGGTGAGACTGTTGTTGGTCGCTTCGGACACCGTCCGGTACTCGCTGTTGTCCTGGTCCACCTGGAAACTATTCGAACGGGACCACATGTCTCCCTGCGCTGTGTGCACCGATTGTATCGACTCATGGTCATCGATCGACTGGAAGGGATTGAACGATCGATCCTCTTCCATGATGCGCCCCAACAGGGTGTCCATTTCGGGTGGGCATCCCACGGAATCTTCTCCCTGATCCAGCAGTGCCATCGGTGGCAGCTCCTCACAGATGGAGGCCAGCGGTGAGTTGGTCATACGATCGAACACGTCCGTGATGGTCATCATGATCGGGTGGGGCGATAAGATCTGTGGCACCGGCGATCTTGGCGGTGTGAGCGATTGAAGCAACAGCATGGACGCTTCCGGCACGAGACACTCAAGGTTGTTAGTATTCTTTCTACTTCTTACGTTAGCTGTACTACTTGCACTACTTGCACCATCACCACTGGGACTCGGGAAATCGGCTACTACATTAGGATCGGGCGGATCGTGTTCCGCCGGCGCTACGTTTG
Coding sequences within it:
- the LOC128269308 gene encoding uncharacterized protein LOC128269308 isoform X2 — translated: MEITSCSMISWYVVAAIASYVAAHVLQVVLDLPLWEGQQQHHSPSDQHFELKQLVQKILEEIGKLPELLNQSGLPLRPEEHLPYFDPRKYEQLLATAVLNKVVDDYRNPKNFANVGAGDVAGKSGELGSTFDINHNKLPEGAAGHRGSLNEESLRQMSVVADESHPHEAILNGAATDRRLSDTDESYLSDYIQRHKVPLPDLSDTTGSGSGAEDDDLQSLKSNATDGTWEENWLFRKRQLKTTESSIAMLVPSPTEEVKALIGDKNADEISDLSEAGSDCEGYESDGNVKLHDSSDGRLPRAVGGPTSGSSKDTSEGISSSSRANDSLDEQLAPDSLVSINSLPGTEAVLSEAKNDQLLEDQVTPVVTGGNGVLEPLLVDDLISMEPIAEKVETKNPALTNPFLDDPFEANNNVITDDVKLLQRTDYRQSTSDNQRSFLEPSNNGSNNRKEIPIDRAQKEPANGSITTTQEETQGPEEPCDEHDEPDTLIPGSIAEREHLKWRNAKPIANNPYSPDALQRRLSEKTRPSSMIEIDRLVRKEAPSDAIICDDDPPGGPPVGDLPTKHEASAPQPVNGSALSEKKKIGREYYINDPERLRMGGGGTVKQTLGLVQPGPAHSTDDEKSLLLGRSLDEAAPSKTDSSFLQDTAPDAGQHQKSPKANYLSAVAREMFLLPLEPESEMRSLVSTSSEQSVTSPRQDFDSLTYSEDSDVTRIYDLTTGEAKVIRSGVVQALPRDPAPPEPEGGEEGDTILRILPQQQPAASQNEPNTQSQTITPPPQEPPQEERTFLRPVQVVVKPLSPETIKFFAPKRKLSFTGSNNNLTASATENAPNAMHSSLHLEFPASRTPCGSEFSIIEKDVIDVLPSVKELAKCYSGSTSDVSSLPPKPLYKPRVKLRKDFLRQSSDMLSEETVTIDEKTGMPCTKGQRQYCSTSSIAVRDEIREIRKINLEAYRQSTYYPMAPGHSITARSLSKQIREHKTNVTDDHKVGQQEEVVVESTGNDGDNGHTSPERPSSPVLLPGHLKSSIEFFESLRNNP